The Paracoccus sp. MA genome contains a region encoding:
- a CDS encoding acetylornithine deacetylase/succinyl-diaminopimelate desuccinylase family protein yields the protein MDALAREIENRRDDLVRLTRDLIRIPTLNPPGRNYREICEYLQARLAPQGWACELIRAHGAPGDSEAFPRWNLVARHRGDPPGECVHFNSHHDVVEVGHGWSRDPFAAELEGGRIYGRGACDMKGGLAASIIAAEAFIALYPDHPGQIEISATADEESGGFGGVAYLAEQGAFAHVGHVIIPEPLHKDRICLGHRGVWWAEIETHGRIAHGSMPFLGDSAIRHMGAVLEEMERTLFPLLMTKRTQMPVIPEGARNSTLNINSIHGGEPDHGPDFTGLPAPCVADRCRIVIDRRFLIEEELSEVKREVTALLEQVRAQRPGFSYEIRDLFEVIPSMTDREAPVVRSTAAAIERVLGREAGYVVSPGTYDQKHIDRIGKLKNCIAYGPGVLDLAHQPDEWVGVDDMRDSARVMALVLDDILRGPAGDSPRPAPVA from the coding sequence ATGGACGCCCTTGCCCGTGAGATCGAGAACCGCCGCGACGACCTGGTCCGCCTGACCCGGGATCTGATCCGCATCCCGACGCTGAACCCGCCGGGCCGCAACTATCGCGAGATCTGCGAATACCTGCAGGCCCGGCTGGCGCCGCAGGGCTGGGCCTGCGAACTGATCCGCGCCCATGGCGCGCCCGGCGACAGCGAAGCCTTTCCGCGCTGGAACCTGGTCGCCCGCCATCGGGGCGACCCGCCCGGCGAATGCGTGCATTTCAACAGCCATCACGACGTGGTCGAGGTCGGCCATGGCTGGAGCCGCGATCCCTTCGCCGCGGAACTGGAGGGCGGCCGCATCTATGGCCGCGGCGCCTGTGACATGAAGGGGGGCTTGGCCGCCAGCATCATCGCGGCCGAGGCCTTCATCGCGCTTTACCCCGACCATCCCGGCCAGATCGAGATCAGCGCCACCGCGGACGAGGAATCGGGCGGTTTCGGCGGCGTGGCCTATCTTGCCGAACAGGGCGCCTTCGCCCATGTCGGCCATGTCATCATCCCCGAGCCGCTGCACAAGGACCGCATCTGCCTGGGCCATCGCGGCGTCTGGTGGGCCGAGATCGAGACGCATGGCCGCATCGCCCATGGCTCGATGCCCTTCCTGGGCGACAGCGCCATCCGCCACATGGGCGCGGTGCTGGAAGAAATGGAGCGCACGCTGTTCCCGCTGCTGATGACCAAGCGGACCCAGATGCCGGTGATCCCCGAAGGCGCGCGGAACTCGACCCTGAACATCAACTCGATCCATGGCGGCGAGCCGGATCACGGCCCGGACTTCACCGGCCTGCCGGCGCCCTGCGTCGCCGACCGCTGCCGCATCGTGATCGACCGCCGCTTCCTGATCGAGGAGGAGCTCTCGGAAGTAAAGCGCGAGGTCACCGCCCTGCTCGAACAGGTCAGGGCGCAACGCCCCGGATTCTCCTATGAAATCCGCGACCTGTTCGAGGTGATCCCCAGCATGACCGATCGCGAGGCGCCGGTGGTGCGCTCGACCGCCGCCGCCATCGAACGGGTGCTGGGCCGCGAGGCCGGCTATGTGGTCAGCCCCGGCACCTACGACCAGAAACATATCGACCGCATCGGCAAGCTGAAAAACTGCATTGCCTACGGCCCCGGCGTGCTGGACCTGGCGCACCAGCCCGACGAATGGGTGGGGGTGGACGATATGCGGGATTCCGCCCGGGTCATGGCCCTGGTGCTCGACGACATCCTGCGCGGCCCCGCGGGGGATTCCCCCCGCCCCGCGCCTGTGGCATGA
- a CDS encoding DUF1523 family protein: MRWFLTVLGVIFGIAVFSFLDYTLPSKQTVRITNTYNRLTDIGANAFFYASPDTGTVQNAQGQRDVRFIDTVRPNGKPYVYRNEDTGWIWPPYFKYDSSNLHAQATDLRSTAANPEWVSVTSYGWRIAWLSVYPNAISIKPVAGPEVKPFNWAAQIILLILGALLFLLWRMWNQFRERTIDPAVRSADAAWDRLDARADAARDRARGRMRRWWDGLRGR; encoded by the coding sequence ATGCGCTGGTTCCTGACCGTCCTTGGGGTGATCTTCGGGATCGCGGTCTTTTCATTCCTGGACTACACGCTGCCCTCGAAGCAGACGGTCCGCATCACCAACACCTACAACCGCCTGACCGACATCGGCGCGAATGCGTTCTTCTATGCCTCGCCCGACACCGGCACGGTTCAGAACGCCCAGGGGCAGCGCGACGTGCGCTTCATCGACACGGTGCGCCCGAACGGCAAGCCCTATGTCTATCGCAACGAGGATACCGGCTGGATCTGGCCGCCCTATTTCAAATACGACAGCTCGAACCTGCATGCGCAGGCGACGGACCTGCGCTCGACCGCGGCCAATCCCGAATGGGTCAGCGTGACCTCTTACGGCTGGCGCATCGCCTGGCTTTCGGTCTATCCCAACGCCATCTCGATCAAGCCGGTGGCGGGGCCCGAGGTGAAGCCCTTCAACTGGGCGGCGCAGATCATCCTGCTGATCCTGGGGGCGCTCTTGTTCCTGCTCTGGCGCATGTGGAACCAGTTCCGCGAGCGGACCATCGACCCGGCCGTGCGCTCCGCCGATGCGGCCTGGGACCGGCTCGACGCCCGGGCGGACGCGGCCCGCGACCGGGCGCGCGGGCGCATGCGGCGCTGGTGGGACGGGCTGCGGGGGCGCTGA
- the deoC gene encoding deoxyribose-phosphate aldolase, with the protein MDRKNPGTDFSLDWFETIQVNTPAAERRAASLTARRSLKKEWQAAWLLNAVRCIDLTTLAGDDTPDRVARLCAKARQPVDAGQLAALGVEHLTTGAVCVYPTMVAAAKRALQGTAIPVASVATGFPAGLMPLDLRLAEIRYALDQGADEIDIVISRALVLRGEWAALYDEICEMREACGHARMKAILATGELKTLGNVAKASHVAMQAGADFIKTSTGKEPVNATLPVSLVMLRAIRDYRDRTGFAVGFKPAGGLKTAKDALNWQVLMAEELGRDWLRADLFRIGASSLLADIERQISHHVTGRYAAAHRLAAG; encoded by the coding sequence ATGGACCGCAAGAACCCCGGCACCGATTTCAGCCTCGACTGGTTCGAGACCATCCAGGTCAACACCCCGGCGGCCGAGCGCCGTGCCGCAAGCCTGACCGCCCGCCGCAGCCTGAAGAAGGAATGGCAGGCGGCCTGGCTGCTGAACGCGGTGCGCTGCATCGACCTGACCACGCTGGCGGGCGACGACACGCCCGACCGTGTGGCGCGGCTGTGCGCCAAGGCGCGCCAGCCGGTCGATGCGGGCCAGTTGGCGGCGCTGGGGGTCGAGCATCTGACCACCGGCGCGGTCTGCGTCTATCCGACCATGGTGGCGGCGGCGAAACGCGCCTTGCAGGGCACGGCGATCCCGGTGGCCTCGGTTGCGACCGGCTTTCCCGCCGGGCTGATGCCGCTCGACCTGCGGCTGGCCGAGATCCGCTATGCGCTGGATCAGGGCGCGGATGAGATCGACATCGTGATTTCCCGCGCGCTGGTGCTGCGCGGGGAATGGGCGGCGCTTTACGACGAGATCTGCGAGATGCGCGAGGCTTGCGGCCATGCCCGGATGAAGGCGATCCTGGCGACGGGCGAGCTCAAGACCTTGGGCAATGTCGCCAAGGCCAGCCATGTCGCCATGCAGGCCGGCGCCGATTTCATCAAGACCTCGACCGGGAAGGAGCCGGTGAACGCCACGCTGCCGGTGTCGCTGGTCATGCTGCGCGCGATCCGCGACTATCGCGACCGGACCGGCTTTGCCGTGGGCTTCAAGCCGGCGGGCGGGCTGAAGACGGCGAAGGACGCGCTGAACTGGCAGGTGCTGATGGCCGAGGAACTGGGCCGCGACTGGCTGCGGGCGGATCTGTTCCGCATCGGCGCCAGCTCGCTTCTGGCCGATATCGAGCGGCAGATTTCCCATCACGTCACCGGGCGCTACGCTGCCGCCCATCGTCTGGCCGCGGGGTGA
- a CDS encoding aldehyde dehydrogenase family protein, with the protein MPKVSEIMESMEYGPAPEDASAVRDWLRERGRFGHFIAGRFTRPGETFASGDPSTGEELAQVTQGTARDVMKAVRAARRAQRGWGAMPGHVRARFLYAIARTIQKRERFLAVLETLDNGKPIRESRDIDVPLVVRHFYHHAGWAELAETEFPGHGPLGVCGQIIPWNFPLLMLAWKVAPALAAGNTVVLKPAELTPLTALAFAEICAHVGLPAGVVNIVTGDGETGAALVAAPVDKIAFTGSTEVGRGIARAVAGSGKRLTLELGGKSPFVVMEDADLDAAVEGVVDGVWFNQGEVCCAGSRILVAEAVAARFEALLRARMGKLRLGAPLDKSTDVGAIVNPVQKDRILRILDRATAAGAELVGGAAAPGCFIAPGYLRNIAPANPGMVEEIFGPIATLSTFRTPDEAADLANNTRYGLAASVWSESATVATDMAARIKAGVVWVNCANLFDAAAPFGGMRDSGYGREGGREGMLDYLAAPVAAQRDPVPADIAPAEVSEESAGIDRTVKLYIGGAQKRPDGGASYLAQDELVPLGNRKDIRNAVEAAGSALPKWQGLGGHGRAQVLYFLAENLAQRRAQFAGYASPAEVDAAIRRCFFYAGFADKYDGATVSAKPGHLCHVQPEPHGVMGLVAPTAAPLAGFMALVLPAIAMGNAVVAIPSQDRPMAALTLAQVLACSDVPGGVVNIVTGPRDALAGVLAAHDGVSAIWHAGQGEGLAELQRAAAETLIPVWTPASRDWSGPQAQGREFLRAASRSKTIWLPYGALPAGTGSAAY; encoded by the coding sequence ATGCCGAAGGTAAGCGAGATCATGGAAAGCATGGAATACGGCCCCGCGCCCGAGGATGCCTCTGCCGTCCGCGACTGGCTGCGCGAACGCGGCCGCTTCGGCCATTTCATCGCCGGGCGCTTCACCCGGCCGGGCGAGACCTTCGCCAGCGGCGATCCCTCGACCGGCGAGGAGCTGGCGCAGGTGACGCAGGGCACCGCCCGCGACGTGATGAAGGCGGTGCGTGCCGCCCGCCGGGCGCAGCGCGGCTGGGGGGCCATGCCCGGCCATGTGCGGGCGCGCTTTCTCTATGCCATCGCCCGGACGATCCAGAAGCGCGAGCGGTTCCTGGCGGTGCTGGAAACGCTCGACAACGGCAAGCCGATCCGCGAAAGCCGCGACATCGATGTGCCGCTGGTGGTGCGGCATTTCTACCATCATGCCGGCTGGGCCGAACTGGCCGAGACCGAGTTTCCCGGCCATGGCCCGCTGGGCGTATGCGGCCAGATCATCCCGTGGAATTTCCCGCTGCTGATGCTGGCCTGGAAGGTGGCGCCGGCGCTGGCCGCCGGCAATACCGTGGTGCTGAAGCCCGCCGAATTGACGCCGCTGACCGCGCTGGCCTTTGCCGAGATCTGCGCCCATGTCGGCCTGCCCGCCGGGGTGGTCAACATCGTCACCGGCGACGGCGAGACCGGCGCGGCGCTGGTCGCGGCCCCGGTGGACAAGATCGCCTTCACCGGCTCGACCGAGGTCGGGCGCGGTATTGCCCGCGCCGTGGCCGGCTCGGGCAAGCGGCTGACGCTGGAACTGGGTGGCAAGTCGCCTTTCGTGGTCATGGAGGATGCCGACCTGGACGCCGCCGTCGAGGGTGTGGTCGACGGGGTCTGGTTCAACCAGGGCGAGGTCTGCTGCGCCGGCTCGCGCATCCTGGTCGCCGAAGCGGTCGCCGCGCGCTTCGAGGCGCTGTTGCGGGCGCGGATGGGCAAGCTGCGGCTTGGCGCGCCGCTCGACAAGTCCACCGATGTGGGCGCCATCGTCAACCCGGTGCAAAAGGACCGCATCCTGCGCATCCTCGACCGGGCGACCGCCGCCGGGGCGGAACTGGTCGGCGGCGCGGCGGCGCCGGGTTGCTTCATCGCGCCGGGCTATCTGCGAAACATCGCCCCCGCCAATCCCGGCATGGTCGAGGAGATCTTCGGCCCCATCGCCACGCTCTCGACCTTCCGCACCCCGGACGAGGCGGCGGACCTGGCCAACAACACCCGCTACGGGCTGGCGGCCTCGGTCTGGTCGGAAAGCGCCACGGTGGCGACCGACATGGCGGCCCGGATCAAGGCCGGCGTGGTCTGGGTGAATTGCGCCAACCTCTTCGACGCGGCCGCGCCCTTTGGCGGCATGCGCGATTCGGGCTATGGCCGCGAGGGCGGGCGCGAGGGGATGCTGGACTATCTTGCCGCCCCCGTCGCCGCGCAGCGCGACCCGGTGCCGGCGGACATCGCCCCGGCCGAGGTGTCCGAGGAAAGCGCCGGGATCGACCGCACCGTCAAGCTTTATATCGGCGGCGCGCAGAAGCGGCCGGACGGCGGTGCGAGCTACCTTGCACAGGACGAGCTGGTGCCGCTGGGCAATCGCAAGGACATCCGCAACGCGGTCGAGGCGGCGGGGTCCGCGCTGCCGAAATGGCAGGGCCTGGGCGGTCACGGCCGGGCGCAGGTGCTGTATTTCCTGGCCGAGAATCTGGCGCAGCGCCGTGCCCAATTCGCCGGTTACGCCAGCCCGGCCGAGGTCGATGCCGCCATCCGCCGCTGCTTCTTCTATGCCGGTTTTGCCGACAAATACGACGGCGCCACGGTTTCGGCCAAGCCCGGCCACCTGTGCCATGTCCAGCCCGAGCCGCATGGCGTCATGGGGCTGGTCGCACCCACCGCCGCGCCGCTCGCCGGTTTCATGGCGCTGGTGCTGCCGGCCATCGCCATGGGCAATGCCGTGGTGGCGATCCCCTCGCAGGACCGGCCGATGGCGGCCCTGACACTGGCGCAGGTCCTGGCCTGCTCGGACGTTCCGGGCGGCGTGGTCAATATCGTCACCGGCCCGCGCGATGCGCTGGCGGGGGTGCTGGCCGCGCATGACGGCGTCTCGGCGATCTGGCACGCCGGGCAGGGCGAGGGGCTGGCCGAACTGCAGCGCGCCGCGGCCGAGACCCTGATCCCGGTCTGGACCCCAGCGTCCCGCGACTGGAGCGGCCCGCAGGCGCAGGGCCGGGAATTTCTGCGTGCCGCCAGCCGCAGCAAGACCATCTGGCTGCCCTATGGCGCGCTTCCCGCCGGCACCGGCAGCGCGGCCTATTAG
- a CDS encoding FMN-binding negative transcriptional regulator yields the protein MYVPPHFQEISPDEIAAVIQAAPLACIVAQTDEGLIANHIPLLAAPDGTLIGHVALANDMHRLIPDGQEVLAIFRGEDAYVSPNFYPSKPEHHRHVPTWNYQVVHVYGGITFQHDEHAKRAAVGLLTRNHERRLNGPEAWRMADAPADYLQQMLGGIVAFRIAVRRTLAKSKLSQNREARDYLGAIAGLQASGHEALAERMARRLPGKD from the coding sequence ATGTATGTCCCCCCGCATTTCCAGGAGATCAGCCCCGATGAGATCGCCGCGGTCATTCAGGCCGCGCCTCTGGCCTGTATCGTGGCGCAGACGGATGAGGGGCTGATCGCCAACCATATCCCGCTGCTCGCCGCGCCGGACGGCACGCTGATCGGCCATGTGGCCTTGGCCAACGACATGCACCGGCTGATCCCCGACGGGCAGGAGGTGCTGGCGATCTTTCGCGGCGAGGATGCCTATGTCTCGCCGAATTTCTATCCCAGCAAGCCCGAGCATCACCGGCACGTCCCGACCTGGAATTATCAGGTGGTTCATGTCTATGGCGGCATCACCTTCCAGCATGACGAGCATGCCAAGCGCGCCGCGGTCGGCCTGTTGACCCGCAACCACGAGCGCCGCCTGAACGGGCCCGAGGCTTGGCGCATGGCCGATGCGCCGGCCGATTACCTGCAGCAGATGCTGGGCGGCATCGTCGCCTTCCGCATTGCGGTGCGCAGGACGCTGGCGAAATCGAAGCTCAGCCAGAACCGCGAGGCGCGCGACTATCTGGGCGCGATCGCCGGGCTGCAGGCCAGCGGGCACGAGGCCTTGGCCGAACGGATGGCCCGGCGCCTGCCAGGCAAGGATTGA
- a CDS encoding hydroxypyruvate isomerase family protein, with protein MARFAANLTYLFTELPMLQRFAAARRAGFHGVEILFPYDLAVKELAQAAQAAGVEFVLMNTPPPNWAGGPRGFAAEPGNETRFRSDFDRALRFAKALGVQHLHVMAGKAEGPEARRSFVENLTWACRRAPRASLTIEPMNRTDMPGYYLDSFDLAAEIIDAVGAANLGLQFDAYQAQMIHGDALAVWERHAARVRHIQIAGCPGRHEPRQGDIDFAELLRAVDGAGYRGWVGAEYTPRTSTEAGLRWLRSA; from the coding sequence ATGGCGCGATTCGCCGCCAATCTGACCTATCTGTTCACCGAACTGCCCATGCTGCAACGCTTCGCCGCCGCAAGGCGGGCGGGCTTTCACGGGGTCGAGATCCTGTTTCCCTATGATCTCGCGGTCAAGGAGCTGGCCCAGGCCGCGCAGGCGGCGGGGGTGGAGTTCGTGCTGATGAACACGCCGCCGCCGAACTGGGCCGGCGGCCCGCGCGGCTTCGCCGCCGAGCCGGGCAACGAGACCCGGTTTCGCAGCGACTTCGACCGCGCCCTGCGCTTTGCCAAGGCGCTGGGGGTGCAGCACCTGCACGTGATGGCCGGCAAGGCCGAAGGGCCCGAGGCGCGGCGCAGCTTCGTCGAGAACCTGACATGGGCCTGCCGCCGGGCGCCGCGCGCCAGCCTGACCATCGAGCCGATGAACCGCACCGACATGCCGGGCTATTACCTCGACAGTTTCGACCTCGCGGCCGAGATCATCGATGCGGTCGGCGCGGCCAATCTGGGGCTGCAATTCGACGCCTACCAGGCGCAGATGATCCATGGCGACGCGCTGGCGGTCTGGGAACGCCATGCCGCGCGGGTGCGGCATATCCAGATCGCCGGCTGTCCCGGACGGCACGAGCCGCGCCAGGGCGATATCGACTTCGCCGAATTGCTGCGCGCCGTCGACGGCGCGGGCTATCGGGGCTGGGTCGGGGCGGAATACACCCCCCGCACCTCGACCGAGGCCGGGTTGCGCTGGCTGCGCTCGGCTTAA
- a CDS encoding DUF1285 domain-containing protein, translating to MEEKTDNAVSDAAGIAAAASRASKKGPPPVHLWNPPFCGDLDMEIRADGSWFYNGTPIGRPEMVRLFASILKREGNDYFLVTPVEKVGIRVVDAPFIAVDAEIGETIVFTTNVGDRVTAGPGHAIELRGTAEDPRPYVHIRRGLWALIDRKTFYRLADAAMPGENGRMEVRSGGTAFPLEP from the coding sequence ATGGAGGAAAAGACTGACAATGCCGTGAGCGATGCGGCCGGAATCGCCGCCGCGGCCAGCCGCGCCTCGAAAAAGGGGCCGCCGCCGGTGCATCTGTGGAATCCGCCCTTCTGCGGCGATCTGGACATGGAAATCCGCGCCGACGGCAGCTGGTTCTACAACGGCACCCCCATTGGCCGGCCGGAAATGGTGCGGCTCTTCGCCTCGATCCTGAAGCGCGAGGGTAACGATTACTTTCTGGTCACCCCGGTCGAAAAGGTCGGCATCCGCGTGGTCGATGCGCCCTTCATCGCCGTGGACGCCGAAATCGGCGAGACCATCGTCTTCACCACCAATGTGGGCGACCGGGTGACGGCCGGCCCCGGGCATGCGATCGAGCTGCGCGGGACGGCCGAGGACCCCCGTCCCTATGTCCATATCCGCCGCGGTCTTTGGGCGCTGATCGACCGCAAGACATTCTACCGACTGGCCGATGCGGCTATGCCCGGCGAAAACGGGCGTATGGAAGTGCGATCGGGAGGGACGGCCTTTCCTCTGGAGCCCTGA
- a CDS encoding MoxR family ATPase: MAENEKLVSEVLTLTDRLAQARASVEHRFVGQHAVVEQVLAAILSGGHALLVGQPGLGKTMLVDTLATVLGLDTARIQFTPDLMPADILGSEVLDIRPDGTRAFRFIEGPVFTQLLMADEINRASPRTQSALLQAMQEGEVTIGGEHRPLGRPFHVLATQNPIEQEGTYPLPEAQLDRFLLQIDVDYPDRDTERAILLATTGTEQGEAHAVFDAAGLVAAQALIRRMPVGETVLNAILDLVRAARPGAPEAPGWMADTLVWGPGPRAAQALTLVTRARAALNGRFAPTLDDVEAMAAPVLRHRMALSFAARARGETIEGVIARLLDDRMRAAA, encoded by the coding sequence ATGGCCGAGAATGAGAAACTGGTTTCCGAAGTCCTGACGCTGACCGACCGCCTGGCGCAGGCCCGCGCCAGTGTCGAGCACCGCTTCGTCGGCCAGCATGCCGTGGTCGAGCAGGTTCTGGCCGCGATCCTGTCGGGGGGGCATGCGCTGCTGGTCGGCCAGCCGGGCCTGGGCAAGACCATGCTGGTCGATACGCTGGCCACCGTGCTGGGCCTCGATACCGCGCGCATCCAGTTCACCCCCGACCTGATGCCGGCCGACATCCTGGGCTCCGAGGTGCTGGACATCCGGCCCGACGGCACCCGCGCCTTCCGCTTCATCGAGGGGCCGGTCTTTACCCAGCTTCTGATGGCCGACGAGATCAACCGGGCCAGCCCGCGCACGCAATCCGCGCTGCTGCAGGCCATGCAGGAGGGCGAGGTCACCATCGGCGGCGAGCATCGCCCGCTGGGCCGGCCCTTCCACGTCCTTGCCACCCAGAACCCGATCGAGCAGGAGGGCACCTATCCGCTGCCCGAGGCGCAGCTGGACCGTTTCCTTCTGCAGATCGACGTGGACTATCCCGACCGCGACACCGAGCGCGCCATCCTGCTGGCGACGACCGGGACCGAACAGGGCGAGGCGCATGCCGTTTTCGACGCGGCGGGGCTGGTCGCGGCGCAGGCGCTGATCCGGCGCATGCCGGTGGGCGAGACGGTGCTGAACGCGATCCTCGATCTGGTGCGGGCGGCACGGCCCGGCGCGCCCGAGGCGCCGGGCTGGATGGCCGACACCCTGGTCTGGGGGCCGGGGCCGCGCGCCGCGCAGGCGCTGACCCTGGTCACGCGCGCCCGCGCCGCGCTGAACGGCCGCTTTGCGCCGACGCTGGACGACGTGGAAGCCATGGCCGCCCCGGTGCTGCGTCACCGCATGGCGCTGAGCTTCGCCGCCCGCGCCCGCGGCGAGACCATCGAGGGGGTTATCGCGCGCCTGCTCGACGACCGGATGCGGGCGGCGGCGTGA
- a CDS encoding DUF58 domain-containing protein, translating to MRPAADQLRARAEAASAALPALMLSAERLAAALVPGAHGQRRAGMGEDFWQYRPATAGDTARSIDWRRSARSDAQFVRDREAQVAQSAAIWVSAAAGMDYAGGADRQAKRDRAELLALALAMALLAGGERVALAGQPPRPGRLQAERMAEALVARPALDRDEDAPPAEALRPGQRIVLFDDFLGDPQPVLDYLARAAGLGVQGVLMQVLDPDEDGFPWRGAVLFRSASGALRHDTRDAGGLRTAYLARLAERREVLSRAAATAGWHFGMHDTGAPPSQALLWLWSVLEG from the coding sequence GTGAGACCCGCGGCCGATCAGCTTCGCGCCCGGGCCGAGGCTGCCTCGGCCGCCTTGCCGGCGCTGATGCTGTCGGCCGAGCGGCTGGCGGCGGCGCTGGTGCCGGGGGCGCATGGCCAGCGCCGTGCCGGCATGGGCGAGGATTTCTGGCAATACCGCCCCGCCACGGCGGGCGACACGGCACGCAGCATCGACTGGCGCCGCTCGGCGCGGTCGGATGCGCAATTCGTCCGCGACCGCGAGGCGCAGGTGGCGCAATCGGCGGCGATCTGGGTCTCGGCCGCGGCGGGCATGGATTACGCCGGCGGCGCGGACCGGCAAGCCAAGCGCGACCGGGCCGAGCTGCTGGCGCTGGCGCTGGCCATGGCGCTGCTGGCCGGGGGCGAGCGCGTGGCGCTGGCCGGCCAGCCGCCGCGCCCCGGCCGCCTGCAGGCCGAGCGCATGGCCGAGGCGCTGGTCGCCCGCCCGGCGCTGGACCGCGACGAGGACGCCCCCCCGGCCGAGGCCCTGCGTCCCGGCCAGCGGATCGTTCTGTTCGACGATTTCCTGGGCGATCCGCAGCCGGTTCTGGACTATCTTGCCCGCGCCGCCGGCCTGGGGGTGCAGGGCGTGCTGATGCAGGTGCTGGATCCCGACGAGGACGGCTTTCCCTGGCGGGGGGCGGTGCTGTTCCGTTCGGCCTCGGGCGCGCTGCGCCATGACACGCGCGACGCGGGCGGGCTGCGCACGGCCTATCTGGCGCGGCTGGCCGAGCGGCGCGAGGTGCTGTCGCGCGCCGCCGCCACGGCGGGCTGGCATTTCGGCATGCATGACACCGGGGCCCCGCCCTCGCAGGCGCTGCTCTGGCTCTGGTCGGTGCTGGAGGGCTGA
- the fabZ gene encoding 3-hydroxyacyl-ACP dehydratase FabZ, with protein sequence MAAAPNDDQTAYIPPTEVDLAMIKRILPHRYPFLLVDRVRDIVPGESCVGVKNVTSNEPHFEGHFPQEPVMPGVLIIEAMAQAAAVLVGVTLDLAGKGMGTYFMSIDKCRFRQKVVPGDVLELHMKTLRGGGKIWKFEGRAMVNGQLAAEAEVMAMLNRGDNG encoded by the coding sequence ATGGCCGCCGCCCCGAACGATGACCAGACCGCCTATATCCCGCCGACCGAAGTCGATCTGGCGATGATCAAGCGCATCCTGCCGCATCGCTATCCCTTCCTGCTGGTGGACCGGGTCCGCGACATCGTGCCGGGCGAAAGCTGCGTCGGGGTCAAGAACGTGACCTCGAACGAGCCGCATTTCGAAGGGCATTTCCCGCAGGAGCCGGTGATGCCCGGCGTGCTGATCATCGAGGCCATGGCCCAGGCCGCGGCGGTGCTGGTGGGGGTGACGCTGGACCTCGCCGGCAAGGGGATGGGCACCTATTTCATGTCCATCGACAAATGCCGCTTCCGCCAGAAGGTGGTGCCGGGCGACGTGCTGGAACTGCACATGAAGACCCTGCGCGGCGGTGGCAAGATCTGGAAATTCGAGGGCCGCGCCATGGTCAACGGCCAGCTCGCCGCCGAGGCCGAGGTCATGGCCATGCTGAACCGTGGCGACAATGGCTGA
- the lpxA gene encoding acyl-ACP--UDP-N-acetylglucosamine O-acyltransferase codes for MAETRVHPSAVVDPAAKIGEGCEIGPFCVLGPEVVLGRGVVLKSHVVVAGETAIGDETVVFPFASLGEVPQDLKFRGERTRLEIGARNRIREYVTMNPGTEGGGSVTRIGDDGLFMAGSHVAHDCRIGDRVILVNNASVAGHCVLEDDVIVGGLSGVHQWVRIGRGAMIGAVTMVTADVIPFGLVQGPRGHLDGLNLVGLKRRGASREEIHALRDMLAQLGRGSFRDTARHLAEAENGPMVREVLDFILGPSDRSFLAPHP; via the coding sequence ATGGCTGAAACCCGCGTCCATCCCTCGGCCGTCGTGGACCCCGCCGCGAAGATCGGCGAGGGATGCGAGATCGGTCCCTTCTGCGTCCTCGGCCCCGAGGTCGTCCTCGGCCGGGGCGTGGTGCTGAAATCCCATGTCGTTGTGGCGGGCGAGACCGCGATCGGCGACGAAACCGTGGTCTTCCCCTTCGCCTCGCTGGGCGAGGTGCCGCAGGACCTGAAGTTCCGCGGCGAGCGCACCCGGCTGGAGATCGGCGCCCGCAACCGCATCCGCGAATATGTCACCATGAACCCCGGCACCGAGGGCGGCGGCAGCGTCACCCGCATCGGCGACGACGGCCTTTTCATGGCGGGCAGCCATGTGGCGCATGATTGCCGGATCGGCGACCGGGTGATCCTGGTCAACAACGCTTCGGTGGCCGGCCATTGCGTGCTCGAGGACGACGTGATCGTCGGCGGCCTGTCCGGCGTGCACCAATGGGTGCGCATCGGCCGCGGCGCGATGATCGGCGCGGTGACCATGGTGACGGCCGACGTGATCCCCTTCGGCCTGGTGCAGGGGCCGCGCGGCCACCTGGACGGGCTGAACCTGGTGGGACTGAAGCGCCGCGGCGCCTCGCGCGAGGAAATCCACGCGCTGCGCGACATGCTGGCGCAGCTGGGCCGGGGCAGTTTCCGCGACACCGCCCGGCATCTGGCCGAGGCCGAGAACGGGCCGATGGTGCGCGAGGTGCTGGACTTCATCCTCGGCCCCTCGGACCGCAGCTTCCTGGCGCCCCATCCATGA